A window of the Egibacter rhizosphaerae genome harbors these coding sequences:
- a CDS encoding SCO family protein codes for MRVETTTSRDARDTGRRRVGPVTAALAAGLLLAACTPTAGEDEVSGDGDGDAAQGNGEVEVEASDGTPEQLQLDSDDEWRLELEDPLDKPDLELTDQHGEPYDLREETAGKPTLLFFGFTHCPDFCPAHLSVLSGAMDELSAETTDDIEVVFVTVDPERDTPERLDEYLSGFDESYVGLHGDLDEIEEGLAALNLPEPIFEDADEDGSYYVSHPVAIVAFNPDDDRAHTMYPFGIRRQHWVEELPRLASGEEIG; via the coding sequence ATGAGGGTCGAGACCACGACGAGCCGGGACGCGCGCGACACCGGGCGCCGGAGGGTCGGGCCGGTCACGGCGGCGCTGGCCGCCGGGCTGTTGCTGGCGGCCTGCACCCCGACGGCGGGCGAGGACGAAGTCAGCGGGGACGGGGACGGCGACGCTGCGCAGGGGAACGGCGAGGTCGAGGTCGAGGCCAGCGACGGGACGCCGGAGCAGTTGCAGCTCGACAGCGACGACGAGTGGCGACTGGAGCTCGAGGACCCGCTCGACAAGCCCGACCTGGAGCTGACCGACCAGCACGGCGAGCCCTACGACCTGCGGGAGGAGACCGCTGGCAAGCCGACGCTGCTGTTCTTCGGGTTCACCCACTGCCCGGATTTCTGCCCCGCGCACCTGTCGGTGTTGTCGGGAGCCATGGACGAGCTCTCGGCGGAGACGACGGACGATATCGAGGTCGTGTTCGTCACCGTCGATCCCGAGCGGGACACGCCGGAGCGGCTCGACGAGTACCTGTCGGGCTTCGACGAGTCGTACGTCGGGTTGCACGGCGACCTCGACGAGATCGAGGAGGGCCTGGCCGCGCTGAACCTCCCGGAGCCGATCTTCGAGGACGCCGACGAGGATGGCAGCTACTACGTGAGCCATCCCGTCGCGATCGTCGCCTTCAACCCGGACGACGACCGCGCGCACACCATGTACCCGTTCGGGATTCGCCGCCAGCACTGGGTCGAGGAGCTCCCGCGCCTCGCGTCCGGCGAGGAGATCGGATGA
- a CDS encoding copper chaperone PCu(A)C yields the protein MLVAGLAGMLPRRLVLTVVATVALAGCEGEAEITADDARSPEPPTHDVAAVYLELVNRGDADAVLVDVSTEHAADVELHETVVDDGAATMREADELVVPAGERVALEEGGWHLMLVEPEPLSVGDRIDLTLEFDAHEPIAVDVTVTELGGPGEDGGHGDDGSHGDGEDDGDGGDDEDEDG from the coding sequence GTGCTCGTGGCAGGCTTGGCAGGGATGCTGCCCCGTCGACTCGTCCTCACGGTGGTCGCCACCGTCGCGCTCGCCGGATGCGAAGGGGAGGCCGAGATCACCGCGGACGATGCACGCTCCCCCGAGCCTCCGACCCACGACGTCGCCGCCGTCTACCTGGAACTCGTCAACCGTGGGGACGCGGACGCGGTGCTCGTGGACGTATCGACCGAGCACGCGGCCGACGTCGAGTTGCACGAGACCGTGGTCGACGACGGCGCCGCGACCATGCGCGAGGCCGACGAGCTGGTCGTCCCCGCGGGCGAACGGGTGGCCCTCGAGGAGGGGGGCTGGCACCTGATGCTCGTCGAACCGGAGCCGTTGTCCGTCGGGGACCGGATCGACCTGACGCTCGAGTTCGACGCCCACGAGCCGATCGCCGTCGACGTCACGGTGACCGAACTCGGTGGTCCCGGCGAGGATGGGGGCCACGGGGACGATGGGAGCCACGGGGACGGCGAGGACGACGGGGACGGCGGGGACGACGAGGACGAGGATGGGTAG